A stretch of Porites lutea chromosome 5, jaPorLute2.1, whole genome shotgun sequence DNA encodes these proteins:
- the LOC140936897 gene encoding uncharacterized protein, with product MQITVIVAESTTGNTPCNSTQSRDKADHGDGFQKPTRDSGMGRRKSQPPKAFRGLRDEFLSGRPPDQTICSADHKSDQTIFLRQTNRPNIPSDRPPDQTIFPRQSARPDRHLRLTGYQIKDSQFSMPRKTDQPQLMVPTLAPEDVMAEKLAAEVISSSLREVAEIVLKEEVVSVVAHEVGEAREKNSAVKLIPDFAIELQSLRRATEVLVREELLNVIAEDLAAKVITSSLRELESVSLVEDIPSEAEKIIPEATCESTDSVIEPESEDPEVHRSVKETLSDVTGPSDDDKLSNKAHECFLEWETVSAVQPEIALEFENVTALTEICLQEEVVSVVAHEVGEAKKKNSAVKLVPDFAIELESLRGVTEVLGQEELINVIAKDLAADVINSSLRELESVNLVEEIASEAETIQAVVCELTDSVIELESEDPVMDEVSETSVDLLVDKLSGAMEGSECMLEWETVGVIEPEIEVEFEGVAAVTDIPVQDEIISGVVHNLSAEVKPDFSFEPQSVTAAIDIPLELGNSTRSTRESVSTKKESAFFPECSLQMGNGSDVSSISNEAAAAEVKTSFTLWPESSLDLKSVEIYAAECPDPNDDIIGKKTMPNREFGLTCVVGKVDQHVLNAEAVEFIPRFSITSGFGTDKFAKPAHGIAGQVDQQHHVLNPDADEFIPCFQATRAFETNVFVKLEPGYKSYFAFLWRIYLKRTLYPFMRTNWVMLGIDDSLRVLLRSNITTS from the exons CCTTCCGAGGTCTACGAGACGAGTTTTTATCAGGCAGACCACCAGACCAGACCATTTGCTCAGCAGACCATAAATCAGACCAGACTATTTTCCTCAGGCAGACCAACAGGCCAAACATCCCCTCAGACAGACCACCAGACCAGACCATTTTTCCTAGACAGTCCGCCAGACCAGACAGGCACCTTCGTCTGACCGGCTACCA gaTCAAGGACAGCCAGTTTAGTATGCCTCGGAAGACAGATCAACCGCAACTAATG GTTCCTACACTAGCACCTGAAGATGTGATGGCTGAAAAATTGGCAGCTGAAGTAATAAGCAGCAGTTTAAGAGAGGTTGCTGAAATCGTTTTAAAAGAAGAGGTTGTCTCTGTTGTCGCACATGAGGTCGGTGAAGCGAGAGAGAAAAACAGCGCTGTAAAATTGATACCTGACTTTGCGATCGAGTTACAAAGTCTACGTAGGGCGACTGAGGTACTCGTACGGGAAGAACTTCTAAATGTGATCGCTGAAGACTTGGCAGCGAAAGTAATTACAAGCAGTTTAAGAGAATTGGAAAGCGTCTCTTTGGTGGAAGACATTCCATCTGAGGCAGAGAAAATAATCCCAGAGGCCACCTGCGAATCGACTGATAGTGTGATCGAGCCTGAATCTGAAGATCCCGAGGTGCATAGAAGCGTCAAAGAAACcttgagtgacgtcactgggcCTAGTGACGATGACAAGCTCAGCAACAAAGCCCATGAGTGCTTTTTAGAATGGGAAACCGTCAGTGCAGTTCAACCAGAAATTGCCTTGGAGTTTGAAAATGTAACTGCACTCACTGAGATATGTTTACAAGAAGAGGTTGTCTCTGTTGTCGCACACGAGGTCGGTgaagcgaaaaagaaaaacagcgcTGTAAAATTGGTACCCGACTTTGCAATCGAGTTAGAAAGTTTACGTGGGGTGACTGAGGTACTCGGACAAGAAGAACTTATAAATGTGATCGCTAAAGACTTGGCCGCAGACGTAATTAACAGCAGTTTAAGAGAACTGGAAAGCGTCAATTTGGTTGAAGAAATTGCATCTGAGGCAGAGACAATCCAGGCCGTTGTATGCGAATTGACTGATAGTGTGATCGAGCTTGAGTCTGAGGATCCAGTGATGGATGAAGTCAGTGAAACCTCGGTTGACCTTCTTGTTGACAAACTCAGCGGTGCAATGGAAGGGAGTGAGTGCATGTTAGAATGGGAAACCGTCGGTGTAATTGAGCCAGAAATTGAGGTCGAGTTTGAGGGCGTAGCTGCTGTTACTGACATTCCCGTACAAGACGAAATCATCTCTGGTGTCGTCCATAACTTGAGCGCAGAAGTGAAACCTGACTTTTCTTTCGAGCCACAAAGTGTTACAGCCGCCATTGATATTCCTCTCGAGCTGGGAAATTCCACAAGGAGTACTCGCGAGTCAGTTTCAACGAAAAAAGAGAGTGCGTTTTTCCCAGAATGTTCACTGCAGATGGGAAACGGCAGTGATGTTTCTTCGATCTCCAATGAAGCTGCAGCTGCAGAAGTAAAAACGTCCTTTACGCTCTGGCCTGAAAGTTCATTGGACTTGAAGAGT GTTGAAATATATGCAGCTGAATGCCCAGATCCCAACGATGATATTATTGGAAAGAAGACTATGCCAAACAGAGAATTCGGACTAACTTG CGTTGTCGGAAAAGTAGACCAACATGTCTTAAACGCTGAAGCAGTCGAATTCATCCCACGCTTTTCAATAACTAGCGGTTTTGGAACAGACAAATTTGCCAAACCGGCGCATGG aaTTGCAGGACAAGTTGACCAGCAACACCATGTTTTAAACCCTGACGCGGATGAATTCATCCCGTGCTTTCAAGCAACTCGCGCATTTGAAACAAACGTTTTTGTCAAACTGGAGCCTGGGTATAAATCATACTTTGCATTTCTATGGCgcatttatttaaaaaggacGTTATATCCATTTATGAGAACTAATTGGGTAATGTTAGGTATAGATGATAGTCTACGGGTCCTTTTAAGAAGCAACATTACAACTTCATAG